A stretch of Vicinamibacterales bacterium DNA encodes these proteins:
- a CDS encoding winged helix-turn-helix domain-containing protein — protein sequence MPEPASSAFRFGPFVLDAADRSLKRDSVPVPLTPKLFDLLVALLANAGRLVDKDTLLRSVWPDVAVEEGNLTKGIFSLRQVLEQDGTRYIETVPKRGYRFAAAVSRDAPAASAGASADAAPDNSIAVLPFTDMSAARDQAFFCEGMSEEIINALGRVSELRVASYTSSQRFKGQAIDAKAIARDLIVAWLLEGSVRKSGEMVRIAVQLVRAGDGFTAWSGRFDRRLEDIFAVQDDIAGMIADTLTQHVVRRAGPLVTSKTSSSDAYALYLEGRFLWNKRPGDVVWQALDRFQRAVEVDPTFAPAHAALASVYGTLGAWESGLLPPSEALARAKAAADRALALDPQLAAGHTAVGYAQLHFDWNTAGALEEFGQAIALNPAWVDAHHWHSHALCAAARFGESLGACRRIVELDPLNPLMHAHVAWHHYMAREYAAALEQSERVVRMEPGFHWGHFFAGWALERLGRGVDAVERLKEAVRCSSNSPVMLAGLGHALASAHEHRAARRVASDLERLRGDKGLFAYELGVIRAALDEVDAAFEWFDRAVQERSGWIAYVRVDPRLDQVHGDPRFAQLGRRAASSPGRSAQ from the coding sequence ATGCCGGAACCGGCGAGCTCCGCGTTCAGGTTCGGCCCGTTCGTTCTCGATGCCGCCGACCGATCGCTGAAGCGGGACAGCGTGCCGGTTCCCCTGACGCCCAAGCTCTTCGATCTGCTCGTCGCGCTCCTCGCCAATGCCGGACGGCTCGTCGACAAGGACACGTTGCTGCGATCGGTCTGGCCCGACGTGGCGGTCGAGGAAGGGAACCTGACCAAGGGCATTTTCAGCCTTCGCCAGGTGCTGGAACAGGACGGGACGCGGTATATCGAGACCGTCCCGAAACGCGGCTACCGGTTTGCGGCCGCCGTGAGCCGGGACGCGCCGGCGGCGTCCGCAGGGGCGTCGGCGGACGCCGCCCCTGACAATTCGATTGCCGTCCTGCCGTTCACGGACATGAGCGCGGCTCGCGACCAGGCGTTCTTCTGCGAGGGGATGAGCGAAGAGATCATCAACGCGCTCGGGCGGGTTTCCGAGCTGCGCGTCGCGTCCTACACCTCTTCACAGCGGTTCAAGGGCCAGGCGATTGACGCGAAGGCCATCGCGCGGGATCTGATCGTCGCCTGGCTCCTCGAAGGCAGCGTCCGCAAGTCGGGCGAGATGGTCAGGATCGCGGTGCAACTGGTGCGCGCCGGCGACGGGTTCACCGCGTGGAGCGGCCGGTTCGATCGGCGCCTCGAAGACATCTTCGCCGTCCAGGACGATATCGCCGGCATGATTGCGGACACGCTGACGCAGCACGTCGTGCGGCGCGCCGGTCCGCTCGTCACCTCGAAGACTTCGAGCAGCGACGCGTACGCGCTGTATCTCGAGGGGCGCTTCCTCTGGAACAAGCGGCCCGGCGACGTGGTGTGGCAAGCGCTCGATCGGTTTCAGCGCGCCGTGGAGGTCGACCCGACATTTGCTCCCGCGCATGCCGCGCTCGCCTCGGTCTACGGGACGCTTGGCGCCTGGGAGTCGGGTCTGCTTCCGCCGTCGGAGGCGCTCGCCAGGGCGAAGGCGGCGGCGGACCGCGCGCTCGCGCTCGATCCCCAGCTCGCCGCCGGCCACACGGCCGTCGGATATGCGCAATTGCACTTCGACTGGAACACCGCCGGCGCGCTCGAGGAGTTCGGCCAGGCGATCGCGCTGAATCCGGCATGGGTGGACGCGCACCACTGGCACTCGCACGCGCTCTGCGCCGCGGCGCGGTTCGGCGAGTCGCTCGGCGCCTGCCGGCGGATCGTCGAACTGGATCCGCTGAATCCGCTGATGCACGCGCATGTCGCGTGGCATCACTACATGGCGCGCGAATACGCCGCGGCGCTGGAGCAGTCGGAGCGCGTGGTGCGCATGGAGCCGGGATTTCATTGGGGTCACTTCTTCGCCGGCTGGGCGCTCGAGCGGCTGGGACGCGGCGTTGACGCAGTCGAGAGGCTGAAGGAAGCGGTGCGGTGTTCGTCGAACAGCCCGGTGATGCTCGCCGGACTTGGCCACGCGCTGGCCTCGGCACACGAACACCGGGCGGCGCGCCGGGTCGCCTCCGACCTCGAGCGGTTGCGCGGTGACAAGGGACTCTTTGCCTACGAGCTCGGCGTCATCCGCGCGGCGTTGGACGAGGTGGACGCGGCATTCGAGTGGTTCGACCGTGCGGTGCAGGAGCGGTCCGGCTGGATCGCGTACGTCCGCGTCGACCCGCGCCTCGACCAGGTGCACGGCGATCCGCGTTTCGCACAGCTCGGACGCCGCGCCGCGTCGTCGCCGGGGCGATCGGCTCAGTGA
- a CDS encoding multicopper oxidase domain-containing protein, translated as MLTGHTTRVKSPTAAAAAPRLASVVVVGGRDESAVLAFAAGAAEPLGSPWAPALVESARQRRIEMPRLGRVRHASPAGIAAEVGGHSVALGSRALFEALSISLEALGRWPQRLEQRGEQVLLVAIDGRAAGLVGLAGSARPMDQTESDMEEAVSNDRFPFEPAGLPAVRSVEPVPLEDGDEFELRLAPVTRRIGNAELRLLAYNGSIPGPTLQVRQGTSVLVRVVNDGDLETTVHWHGLRIENRYDGTRATQRPIPVGGTFTYRLSFPDPGVYWYHPHIREDYGQELGLYGNIVVLPSEPGYWGPAHRELAVTLDDILLEGGRVAPFNRLHPTYTAMGRFGNVMLANGEPALSLEARLGEVVRLYLTNTANTRVFDIGVRGARMKLVGGDSGRCERESFVDGVVLAPSERAVVDVLFDRAGDAALEHRTPGRTYRLGTVTVASEAAEPDLRNTYAQLRVDDTLVAMREALAPLRGAEPAKTLALVAEMDMGAPDDAGAAALHYVCPMHPDVISGDPGRCPRCGMKLLPSPFVEAAGHGDTHAPAAPADAEQAGIEWEDDMVDVNRLTTPANMRWKLIDRDTGLEGDAIDWRFRVGQQVKIRIVNEMDSDHPMHHPFHVHGAGRFLVLARDGREDRNLVWKDTVLVRTGETVDILLDVSHPGVWMAHCHIAEHHESGMMLRFRVNR; from the coding sequence ATGTTGACCGGCCACACGACGCGCGTGAAGAGCCCCACGGCAGCCGCGGCGGCGCCGAGGCTGGCGTCCGTGGTGGTTGTCGGCGGCCGCGACGAATCCGCGGTGCTCGCGTTCGCCGCCGGCGCCGCCGAACCGCTCGGATCTCCCTGGGCGCCTGCGCTCGTCGAGAGCGCCCGCCAGCGGCGTATCGAGATGCCGCGCCTCGGGCGTGTCCGCCATGCCAGCCCCGCCGGAATCGCGGCGGAAGTGGGCGGCCACAGCGTCGCACTGGGCAGCCGCGCATTGTTCGAGGCGCTCTCGATTTCGCTCGAAGCGCTCGGCCGGTGGCCGCAGCGCCTCGAACAGCGAGGCGAGCAGGTTCTGCTCGTCGCGATCGACGGCCGGGCGGCCGGACTCGTCGGGCTCGCCGGCAGTGCTCGACCGATGGACCAGACGGAGAGTGACATGGAAGAAGCAGTGTCGAACGATCGTTTTCCTTTTGAACCCGCAGGTCTGCCCGCCGTTCGATCCGTCGAACCGGTCCCCCTCGAGGACGGCGACGAATTCGAATTGCGGCTCGCCCCGGTGACCAGGCGGATCGGGAACGCGGAGCTCCGGCTCCTCGCCTACAACGGATCGATTCCGGGGCCCACCCTGCAGGTGCGCCAGGGAACCAGCGTGCTCGTGCGCGTGGTGAACGATGGCGACCTCGAGACGACGGTGCACTGGCACGGGTTGCGGATCGAGAACAGATACGACGGGACTCGTGCGACCCAGCGACCCATTCCCGTCGGCGGCACGTTCACGTATCGCCTCTCGTTCCCCGACCCGGGCGTCTACTGGTATCACCCGCACATCCGCGAGGACTACGGTCAGGAGCTCGGTCTTTACGGCAACATCGTGGTGCTGCCATCCGAGCCCGGCTACTGGGGTCCGGCTCACCGCGAACTGGCGGTCACGCTCGACGACATTCTCCTGGAAGGCGGCCGGGTCGCGCCGTTCAACCGCCTGCACCCGACCTACACGGCGATGGGCCGCTTCGGCAATGTGATGCTCGCCAACGGCGAGCCCGCGCTGTCGCTCGAGGCGCGGCTCGGCGAGGTGGTCCGCCTCTACCTCACCAACACCGCCAACACCCGTGTCTTCGACATCGGCGTGCGCGGCGCGCGGATGAAGCTCGTCGGAGGCGACAGCGGCCGCTGCGAGCGCGAGTCGTTCGTGGACGGCGTCGTGCTCGCACCGTCGGAGCGCGCCGTCGTCGACGTGCTGTTCGATCGCGCCGGAGACGCGGCGCTCGAACATCGAACGCCCGGCCGAACCTACCGGCTGGGGACGGTCACAGTGGCATCGGAGGCCGCGGAACCGGACCTCAGGAACACCTATGCGCAGCTGCGCGTGGACGACACGCTGGTCGCGATGCGCGAGGCGCTCGCCCCATTGCGTGGGGCTGAACCGGCGAAGACGCTGGCGCTCGTCGCGGAGATGGACATGGGCGCGCCGGACGACGCCGGTGCCGCGGCCCTCCACTACGTCTGTCCCATGCATCCGGACGTGATCAGCGGCGATCCCGGACGTTGTCCGAGATGCGGAATGAAGCTGCTGCCATCGCCGTTCGTCGAGGCGGCCGGCCACGGCGACACGCACGCCCCTGCCGCCCCCGCCGATGCGGAACAGGCCGGTATCGAGTGGGAGGACGACATGGTCGACGTGAACCGGCTCACCACGCCGGCGAACATGCGCTGGAAGCTGATCGATCGCGACACGGGCCTCGAGGGTGACGCGATCGACTGGCGCTTCCGGGTCGGTCAGCAGGTGAAGATTCGGATCGTGAACGAGATGGACTCCGATCACCCGATGCACCATCCCTTCCACGTTCACGGCGCCGGCCG
- a CDS encoding S8/S53 family peptidase, which yields MTPRLGTAMLCAVVGGISLGGQSRPASEVDVRGIVVVLDDSGDAESARESLQRSGGTRGEPEADAVRLALPPDARTLGHAWQRAYEAAYQAGPGDVLQKKPGVAYALPSVTHAPDEGEEISDRVCPPCDPVAIKRSKCNNPVPGALQDPEWSLDGTHGANVLAAHEMFARAAAANGPPAGPGAGVVVGHPDTGYRKHPEIWPGIDAASGWDFLGDRDDPEDPLLTGTLRNPGHGTKTASVIVSSKESRLTPTRWVTGVAPGATLMPLRVVEGVLMFHDDLLKLQVNSSRLADAIRAASGPNRHKAKKHADVISISLGSLPGTRDLADAIAYAESRGVIVIAAAGNQVPGRRVVFPAAYPTAVAVAATNYDSKVWECSSRGRRVVISAPGESVWTAAAPGGQSCVQASTGTSFATATIAGVAALWLSYPDREHQRELAQLRGDAARGEQNRIPRAFREVLSRAYRRPAAWDPSALGPGIVDAVKVLERPSVLIGAEAFGRLVDRTRVEAAREDWCPTDPGAFAGLRGIFSEASDPRERVEALLGPDLCATAVVADEIAMLYTVDSRVTDAVLRISGRETPAASEYARARAAIRRADVSPQLQRLVR from the coding sequence GTGACGCCGCGGCTCGGCACGGCGATGCTGTGCGCCGTGGTCGGAGGCATATCTCTGGGCGGACAGTCCAGGCCGGCCAGCGAGGTGGACGTGCGCGGCATCGTCGTCGTCCTCGACGACAGCGGCGATGCCGAGTCCGCACGCGAGTCGCTGCAGCGCAGCGGCGGTACACGAGGCGAGCCGGAAGCCGATGCGGTTCGCCTCGCTCTTCCGCCGGACGCGCGAACCCTCGGGCATGCATGGCAGCGGGCCTACGAGGCGGCATACCAGGCGGGTCCGGGCGACGTTCTGCAGAAGAAGCCCGGCGTCGCCTACGCGCTTCCGTCCGTGACCCATGCGCCTGATGAAGGTGAAGAGATCAGCGATCGCGTCTGTCCTCCGTGCGATCCCGTCGCCATCAAACGCAGCAAGTGCAACAACCCTGTTCCCGGCGCCCTCCAGGACCCGGAATGGAGCCTGGACGGGACGCACGGCGCAAACGTCCTTGCGGCTCACGAGATGTTCGCGCGTGCCGCGGCTGCGAATGGCCCGCCCGCCGGTCCCGGCGCCGGCGTCGTCGTCGGCCATCCCGACACCGGGTACCGGAAACATCCTGAGATCTGGCCGGGGATCGATGCGGCGAGCGGCTGGGACTTTCTCGGCGATCGCGACGACCCCGAAGACCCGCTGCTGACCGGCACACTGCGGAATCCCGGGCACGGCACCAAGACCGCCAGCGTGATCGTGAGTTCCAAGGAAAGCCGGCTCACGCCGACCCGATGGGTCACCGGCGTGGCGCCCGGCGCGACGCTGATGCCGCTGCGCGTCGTCGAAGGCGTGCTGATGTTTCACGACGACCTGCTGAAGCTCCAGGTCAATTCCTCACGCCTGGCGGACGCCATTCGCGCCGCGTCAGGACCGAACCGGCACAAGGCGAAGAAGCACGCGGACGTGATCTCGATCAGTCTCGGCAGTCTGCCCGGCACCCGCGATCTCGCCGACGCGATCGCCTACGCCGAGTCGCGCGGCGTCATCGTCATTGCCGCCGCCGGCAACCAGGTTCCGGGCCGGCGCGTGGTCTTTCCTGCCGCCTATCCGACGGCCGTCGCCGTCGCGGCGACCAACTATGACAGCAAGGTGTGGGAGTGTTCCTCGCGCGGCCGGCGCGTGGTGATCTCGGCGCCCGGTGAATCGGTGTGGACGGCTGCCGCGCCGGGCGGGCAATCCTGCGTCCAGGCAAGCACCGGCACATCGTTCGCGACGGCGACGATCGCCGGTGTCGCAGCGCTGTGGCTGTCCTATCCGGACCGCGAGCATCAGCGGGAGCTGGCGCAGTTGCGTGGCGATGCGGCACGCGGCGAGCAGAACCGCATTCCCCGCGCCTTTCGCGAGGTGCTCAGCCGTGCGTATCGCCGCCCCGCCGCGTGGGATCCCTCGGCGCTCGGACCCGGGATCGTGGACGCCGTCAAGGTGCTCGAGCGCCCCAGCGTCCTGATCGGCGCCGAGGCCTTCGGCCGGCTCGTCGATCGCACCCGCGTCGAAGCGGCGCGCGAAGATTGGTGTCCCACGGACCCGGGGGCGTTTGCCGGCCTGCGCGGCATCTTCTCCGAGGCATCCGATCCCCGGGAACGCGTCGAGGCGCTCCTCGGTCCGGACTTGTGTGCCACAGCCGTCGTCGCCGACGAGATCGCAATGCTGTACACCGTGGATTCCCGCGTCACCGACGCCGTCCTGAGAATCAGCGGCCGCGAGACGCCCGCGGCGAGCGAGTACGCCAGGGCACGTGCCGCGATCCGTCGCGCCGATGTCTCGCCGCAACTTCAGCGCCTCGTTCGCTAA